The DNA segment TACTGCAATCTGCGCTGAGTATTTATCAGGTAAAGTTAGAGGTTTTGGAGCAATTACAACCTACCCATATTTTGACACAAGACCAGTGTGATGTCTGTGCAGTCAGCCTTAAAGATGTAGAAAAAGCCGTTAAGGAACTTACCCAAAGTTCTCCCCAAATCATTTCATTACAACCTAATTTGCTTGAGGATGTATGGCAGGATATTGAGCGCGTAGCTCATATCTTTGGTGTAGACTCAGTAAAAATATTAGATAACTTAGAGGCCCGTGTCAAAATTTGTCAACAAAAAATTCAAGGCCTTTCTCTAGAAGAAGTACCTACGGTGGCTTGTATCGAGTGGACAGACCCACTTATGGCCGCAGCGAATTGGATTCCTGAATTAGTCAACTTAGCTGGGGGACAAACACTATTTTCCCTTATCGGTCAGCCTTCTCCACATCTGGAATGGGATAATTTGTTAGTTAGTAATCCAGATATTATAATTTTCATGCCTTGTGGCTTTAACCTACAACGAACTCGTCAAGAAGCCCAATTATTCACTCAAAACCCAGAATGGAAAAAACTCCACGCCAGCCAAACTGGTAGAGTTTACATTGCTGATGGTAATTCCTATTTCAACCGTCCAGGGCCCCGACTGGTAGATTCTCTAGAAATATTGTCCGAGATTTTACATCCAGAAATTTTTGATTATGGTTACAAAGGTACTGCTTGGGAACCTTTATAAAGAAGCTGCTTGATTTAGCCATTCAATCAGCATTTTTAAGCTATGAGGTAATGCTGCTTCACCAACAATTATCGTGTGCGTTTTACCATTATCTTCTAAAGTTATCTGATACTGAAAGCGATCGCTTGGCGTGGGGTTTAGCTCATAGCTGACTGTGGGTCGAACCCCATCACCTTGAAGTGTTGGTAGTTGAAATAAATTTGCTGCTGTCACCAGTCGGCATAGTTCCTCAGCCTTTTGCTGCGATAGTTGACTTGTATCAATATTAATTCTCTTACTAATCCCCGCAAAGCCGCCTGTGCGTTCCAATAATACCCGCATTTAAATCAGACCGGAAGATAATATTTTCACCTCCCAGTTTAACAGTTTCGCGTAATTTCCCTTCCTCAACAGATAGGTAGGGAAGGGATGCCAGCGAATTAGAGTAAAGAAAAGAGAAAATTTATATTCATGCTGAAAGCGATCGCCTTCTTTCTACAATTGATCAGGATCAATTGACCAATGACCAATGACCAATGACTAATGACGATCGCTATATTATTTTTCATAAACCCTACGGTGTCCTGAGCCAGTTTACTCAGGAATCGCCTAAGCATATAACTCTTAAAGATTATATTGATGTACCCGATGTTTATCCTGTGGGGAGATTGGATTGGGATAGTGAAGGGTTACTATTATTAACCAATAATGGCAGGTTGCAACATCGGCTTTCTGATCCGCGTTTTGGTCATGAGCGGACTTACTGGGTACAGGTAGAGCGTATTCCTGATGAGGAGGCTATCAGCAAGCTACAAACAGGGGTGGAGATTCGAGATTATCGCACGCGGCCAGCAAAAGTTGGATTATTACCAGAATATCCGCCTGTGGGCGATCGCCAACCACCTATAAGATTTCGCAAAAATGTTCCCACTGCTTGGTTAGAAATGACTTTGACTGAAGGGAAAAATCGTCAAGTCCGGCGCATGACTGCGGCTGTGGGGTTTCCGACTTTGCGGTTAGTACGGGTCAGTATAGGTCATTTACGCTTGGATGGTCTGGCTTTAGGTGAGTGGCGTGATCTCACTTCCTTGGAACTTAAGTTACTGCATGATTCGTCTCAGAGTCGAGGGATAGGCAAATTTCCTAGTTAAACTTTGTAAACAGTTGCAGGAATAAGCTAGTAATCATTTGAAGTTGAACAAAAGGCACAAGACTTTTTATTTGGCAAAAAAAGAATTTAAAATTTGTTGTTTCCCATTCACTTCAGCCCTTGAGCGTCAGTT comes from the Nostoc sp. PCC 7120 = FACHB-418 genome and includes:
- a CDS encoding cobalamin-binding protein, whose protein sequence is MENSSVRIVSLIPSATEILANLGLSDAIVGRSHECDYPPEIQNRPICTQARLNSQAASSEIHHEVNNLLQSALSIYQVKLEVLEQLQPTHILTQDQCDVCAVSLKDVEKAVKELTQSSPQIISLQPNLLEDVWQDIERVAHIFGVDSVKILDNLEARVKICQQKIQGLSLEEVPTVACIEWTDPLMAAANWIPELVNLAGGQTLFSLIGQPSPHLEWDNLLVSNPDIIIFMPCGFNLQRTRQEAQLFTQNPEWKKLHASQTGRVYIADGNSYFNRPGPRLVDSLEILSEILHPEIFDYGYKGTAWEPL
- a CDS encoding protealysin inhibitor emfourin encodes the protein MRVLLERTGGFAGISKRINIDTSQLSQQKAEELCRLVTAANLFQLPTLQGDGVRPTVSYELNPTPSDRFQYQITLEDNGKTHTIIVGEAALPHSLKMLIEWLNQAASL
- a CDS encoding rRNA large subunit pseudouridine synthase E codes for the protein MTNDDRYIIFHKPYGVLSQFTQESPKHITLKDYIDVPDVYPVGRLDWDSEGLLLLTNNGRLQHRLSDPRFGHERTYWVQVERIPDEEAISKLQTGVEIRDYRTRPAKVGLLPEYPPVGDRQPPIRFRKNVPTAWLEMTLTEGKNRQVRRMTAAVGFPTLRLVRVSIGHLRLDGLALGEWRDLTSLELKLLHDSSQSRGIGKFPS